The following coding sequences are from one Candidatus Nanopelagicus hibericus window:
- a CDS encoding RidA family protein, with the protein MSTKEKLSALGLTLPTAAAPVAAYVPAVKSGNLIFTAGQLPVIDGKLVKEGKVGSDVSAEDAKELAQICALNALAAISLVTDLDQVERVVRIGGFVNCAPGFMAIPGVVNGASELLIKIFGDVNGKHARTAVGVAELPLNAPVEIELIVQLKN; encoded by the coding sequence GTGAGTACTAAAGAAAAGCTTTCCGCACTTGGCCTAACACTTCCAACTGCTGCAGCTCCAGTTGCTGCATATGTGCCGGCAGTTAAAAGTGGCAATCTCATTTTCACGGCCGGACAGCTTCCAGTAATTGATGGCAAATTAGTTAAAGAGGGCAAGGTCGGCAGTGATGTCAGCGCAGAGGATGCGAAAGAGCTGGCCCAAATTTGTGCGCTAAACGCACTTGCAGCAATTTCATTAGTTACAGATCTTGATCAAGTTGAAAGAGTGGTCAGGATTGGCGGTTTTGTTAATTGCGCACCCGGCTTCATGGCAATACCAGGAGTAGTAAATGGTGCTAGTGAATTATTGATTAAGATTTTTGGAGATGTAAATGGCAAACACGCAAGAACTGCAGTTGGGGTTGCTGAATTGCCACTGAATGCACCAGTTGAAATTGAACTGATTGTGCAATTAAAGAATTAA